The Cylindrospermopsis curvispora GIHE-G1 genome contains a region encoding:
- a CDS encoding pentapeptide repeat-containing protein, whose protein sequence is MKQLGLLLSLAIILWCITLPAVAVDWTHPLSFSNAELGKHDFSGQNLQAAEFSNANLEMANFANADLRGAVFSASVMTRANLHGADLTNAMLDQVKLTGADLSDAIFLEAILLRSSFTDTNIDGADFSEAILDRGQVKELCKSARGVNSQTHVQTRDSLGCR, encoded by the coding sequence ATGAAGCAGCTAGGTTTATTATTGTCATTGGCAATTATCCTCTGGTGTATAACATTGCCAGCAGTAGCAGTAGATTGGACTCATCCCCTATCATTTAGCAACGCTGAGTTAGGAAAACATGATTTTTCTGGACAAAATTTACAAGCTGCTGAATTTTCTAATGCTAATTTAGAAATGGCTAATTTTGCTAATGCTGACTTGCGGGGGGCAGTTTTCAGTGCTTCTGTCATGACCCGAGCAAATTTACATGGGGCGGACCTAACCAATGCTATGTTGGATCAGGTAAAATTAACGGGTGCTGATTTAAGTGATGCCATTTTTTTGGAGGCAATTTTGCTGCGTTCTAGCTTTACCGACACAAATATTGACGGAGCGGATTTCAGTGAAGCTATTTTAGATCGGGGACAAGTAAAGGAATTGTGCAAGAGCGCCAGGGGAGTAAACTCTCAAACCCATGTTCAGACTCGGGATTCTTTGGGGTGTAGATGA
- a CDS encoding 5-(carboxyamino)imidazole ribonucleotide synthase, with amino-acid sequence MKRIGIIGGGQLALMMGEAAKSLGLELIVQTPARTDPAVAIAQDVVLASVEDAVATGVLATKSDLITFENEFVNLDALYGLEKQGVCFRPHLGALAPLLDKYHQRCYLRDLNLPVPRFFPWVNWPDLAFPLVVKARRHGYDGQGTFIIDNHASFSNLVNQVDKKPVEFLIEEFVPFTKELAIVAARSVKGEIVTYPVVETQQEKQVCRRVIVPADITPNQEDQIVAIARKILTSLGVVGVFGIELFITAGGKILINEIAPRTHNSGHFSLDACKTSQFEQQLRAVAGMDLGDTSLTFPAAVMVNLLGYEESHNEYFQIREKLATIPHSHLHWYGKRESRPGRKLGHITILVEELNRESIEQIICEVESIWYARNAADG; translated from the coding sequence ATGAAGCGCATAGGTATAATTGGTGGTGGACAACTGGCTTTGATGATGGGGGAAGCAGCTAAAAGCCTGGGTTTGGAATTGATAGTACAGACTCCTGCTAGAACTGACCCTGCGGTGGCTATTGCTCAGGATGTGGTTTTAGCATCGGTTGAGGATGCGGTGGCAACGGGTGTGTTAGCTACTAAATCGGATCTGATTACCTTTGAAAATGAGTTTGTTAATTTAGATGCCTTGTATGGTTTAGAGAAGCAGGGTGTGTGTTTTCGTCCCCATTTAGGAGCTTTGGCTCCTTTATTGGATAAGTATCATCAAAGATGCTATTTGAGAGATTTAAATTTACCTGTGCCACGATTTTTCCCTTGGGTAAATTGGCCAGATTTGGCATTTCCCCTAGTGGTTAAAGCTAGGAGACATGGTTATGATGGTCAGGGTACTTTTATTATAGACAATCATGCTAGTTTTTCTAATTTAGTCAATCAAGTTGATAAAAAACCTGTTGAATTCCTCATTGAAGAATTTGTTCCTTTTACTAAAGAGTTGGCAATTGTTGCTGCTCGTTCAGTGAAGGGAGAAATTGTGACCTATCCAGTAGTGGAAACCCAACAGGAAAAACAAGTTTGTCGCAGGGTGATTGTCCCAGCGGATATTACCCCTAACCAGGAAGACCAGATTGTGGCGATCGCCCGTAAGATATTAACCAGTCTAGGAGTAGTGGGGGTATTTGGGATTGAGTTATTTATTACTGCTGGGGGGAAGATTTTAATCAACGAAATTGCACCGAGGACTCATAACTCTGGGCATTTTTCCTTAGATGCTTGTAAAACATCCCAATTTGAGCAACAGCTCAGAGCTGTTGCGGGAATGGACTTAGGGGACACAAGTTTAACCTTTCCAGCTGCGGTCATGGTCAACCTATTAGGGTATGAAGAATCACATAATGAATATTTCCAGATTAGGGAAAAATTAGCAACTATTCCCCACTCTCATCTACACTGGTATGGCAAAAGGGAATCTCGTCCGGGACGTAAATTAGGACATATCACAATATTAGTAGAAGAGCTAAATCGAGAGTCCATAGAGCAAATTATTTGCGAAGTGGAGTCTATATGGTATGCTAGAAATGCTGCGGATGGATAG
- the rsmH gene encoding 16S rRNA (cytosine(1402)-N(4))-methyltransferase RsmH, which translates to MVINNCDFSTHTPLNQFAFSHIPVLGEELIRGLNIQGGGNYLDLTVGGGGHSRLILQAADNTKVMAVDQDLDALKAAKIHLSEFGDRVDFLHTNFANFPFLPNTYDGILADLGVSSYHLDNPVRGFSFRNTADLDMRMNQQQSLTAADIVNGWDEQELTHIFFKYGEERLSRKIARRIIENRPFSTTTQLAESISSCVPPKYRYGRIHPATRVFQALRLAVNDELQVLEALLHKAPPSLVPGGKIAFISFHSLEDRIVKHGLRNSDLLTVMTKKPITATESEIQHNPRSRSAKLRIAQKKVVF; encoded by the coding sequence ATGGTTATCAATAACTGTGATTTCTCAACTCACACACCATTAAATCAATTTGCTTTTTCTCATATTCCCGTTCTGGGTGAGGAATTAATTAGGGGTTTAAATATCCAAGGGGGTGGTAATTATTTGGATTTAACTGTGGGTGGTGGTGGACACTCTCGGTTAATATTACAAGCTGCTGACAACACTAAGGTGATGGCGGTTGACCAAGATTTGGATGCTCTGAAAGCAGCAAAAATCCACTTGTCTGAGTTTGGAGATCGTGTTGATTTTCTACACACTAATTTTGCTAATTTTCCCTTCCTTCCCAATACTTATGATGGCATTTTGGCAGATTTGGGAGTTAGTTCCTATCATTTGGATAATCCAGTAAGGGGGTTTAGTTTTAGAAATACTGCTGATCTGGATATGCGCATGAATCAGCAACAATCTCTCACCGCTGCTGATATAGTTAATGGGTGGGATGAACAAGAACTGACCCATATTTTCTTTAAATATGGTGAAGAAAGACTTTCCCGGAAAATAGCCAGGCGCATCATCGAAAACCGCCCTTTTTCCACCACTACACAATTAGCAGAATCCATCAGCTCCTGTGTTCCACCTAAATATCGCTATGGTAGAATACACCCGGCAACCCGTGTGTTTCAAGCTCTACGTCTAGCAGTGAATGATGAGTTACAAGTCCTGGAAGCTTTGCTTCACAAAGCACCCCCTTCCCTAGTTCCTGGAGGAAAAATTGCTTTTATTAGTTTTCATAGCTTGGAGGATAGAATTGTCAAACACGGGTTACGGAACTCTGACTTATTAACTGTGATGACTAAAAAGCCAATTACGGCTACAGAGTCCGAAATTCAACACAATCCCCGCTCGCGCTCAGCCAAATTGAGAATAGCACAAAAGAAAGTTGTTTTTTAG
- a CDS encoding DUF2288 domain-containing protein — protein MSDLREKLTENLDEAEWEWLVPHAQRDAIIVVASGLDLLDVGEAIASDNTHSVGVWIDEKLISKPSPIQLGDWNGDPTKRFNALIIEPYVLIQEK, from the coding sequence ATGTCAGATTTAAGAGAAAAACTAACAGAGAACCTAGATGAAGCAGAATGGGAGTGGTTAGTCCCCCATGCCCAAAGAGATGCTATTATTGTTGTAGCATCGGGATTGGACCTATTAGATGTGGGAGAGGCGATCGCTAGTGATAATACCCATTCTGTTGGGGTGTGGATTGATGAAAAATTAATTAGCAAGCCTTCTCCCATACAGTTAGGAGATTGGAATGGCGATCCCACTAAAAGATTTAATGCGTTAATTATAGAACCTTATGTTTTAATACAGGAGAAATGA
- a CDS encoding lysophospholipid acyltransferase family protein: MTREREPLISLALYHAFKWSVVSPMLHAYFGGKIYGVENVPQTGGLVIVSNHASYFDPPIVSNCVCRPVAYMAKEELFKIPVLAQAIKLYGAYPVSRGTADRGAIRYALEYLKNGWAVGVFLEGTRTRDGRIHDPKRGAALLAAKAQVPLLPVSLWGSEKIVQPGTPIPRKVPLTIRIGKLIATPSSTSKEELEAVTHQCADAINTLHDLGR; the protein is encoded by the coding sequence GTGACCAGAGAACGGGAACCCTTAATTAGTTTAGCACTTTACCACGCTTTCAAATGGTCGGTGGTTAGCCCCATGTTACACGCTTACTTTGGGGGCAAAATCTATGGGGTGGAAAATGTTCCCCAAACCGGTGGGTTGGTGATCGTCAGTAACCACGCCAGTTACTTTGACCCTCCCATAGTTTCTAATTGTGTATGTCGTCCTGTAGCATACATGGCCAAAGAGGAATTATTCAAAATTCCTGTTTTAGCCCAGGCTATTAAATTATATGGTGCCTATCCGGTAAGTCGTGGCACGGCAGATAGAGGAGCAATTAGATACGCCTTAGAATATTTGAAAAATGGTTGGGCAGTGGGAGTATTTTTGGAAGGAACTAGAACCCGTGATGGGCGTATTCATGACCCTAAACGAGGCGCCGCCCTACTAGCTGCTAAAGCCCAGGTCCCCCTATTACCGGTGAGTTTGTGGGGAAGTGAAAAAATTGTCCAACCGGGCACACCTATTCCCCGTAAGGTTCCCTTAACTATTAGAATTGGTAAATTGATTGCAACTCCTAGTTCCACAAGTAAGGAGGAATTGGAAGCAGTTACTCATCAATGTGCGGACGCTATCAACACGTTACATGATTTGGGTAGGTAG
- the sipA gene encoding regulatory protein SipA: MSTEFFIGSRVRLVTLPPYIKTADPMPMLRPPDVVSMQEEGTVIDLRPGGYWVVRFSQGTFLVEGQYMERADY; the protein is encoded by the coding sequence ATGTCCACAGAATTTTTTATTGGCAGTAGAGTTCGTTTAGTCACCCTACCCCCCTACATCAAAACTGCTGATCCCATGCCCATGTTACGTCCTCCGGATGTAGTTAGCATGCAGGAAGAAGGTACAGTTATTGACCTGCGACCGGGGGGATATTGGGTAGTGCGTTTTAGCCAGGGTACCTTTCTAGTAGAAGGTCAATATATGGAAAGAGCAGATTATTGA
- the malQ gene encoding 4-alpha-glucanotransferase, whose product MPFPRSSGILLHPSCFPSRFGIGDLGLEAYRFIDFLKESYQQYWQVLPLGPTGYGSSPYMCYSAMAGNHLLISPDKLVNEGLLCEADFADLPQFTADKVDFAQVIPQKINLLQRACDNFQRSANSHQRAAFDQFCQSKGYWLNNYALFMSIKDAQDGEGWYNWPLELAKREPEAISRIEQDLAEQIFYYKFIQYEFFRQWSELKEYANERGIGIIGDIPIYVAHDSADVWANPEFFALDTKTGAVDLMAGVPPDYFSATGQLWGNPVYNWEELEKQDFAWWVQRFEAILDYVDIIRIDHFRGFEAYWAVPQGEETAINGEWIKAPGKEFFALVKQRLGKLPILAEDLGIITSEVEALRDEFEFPGMKVLQFAFGSDPGNPFLPFNYPRNAVVYTGTHDNDTTVGWFHTANDYEKQNLLLYLGGVSSDGINWDLIRLALISVANQAIIPLQDILGLGTESRMNYPGTTEGNWEWRYEEGVLSQELSNRLKTITQLCGRSPKTS is encoded by the coding sequence ATGCCCTTTCCAAGATCCAGTGGAATTTTACTTCATCCCAGTTGTTTTCCCAGTCGCTTCGGGATTGGTGACCTGGGGTTGGAAGCCTATCGTTTTATTGATTTTCTGAAAGAGAGCTATCAGCAGTATTGGCAAGTTTTACCCCTAGGTCCCACGGGCTATGGTAGTTCTCCTTACATGTGCTATTCTGCCATGGCGGGGAATCACTTACTAATTAGTCCAGACAAGCTAGTAAATGAGGGTTTGTTATGTGAGGCTGACTTTGCTGATTTACCCCAATTTACTGCTGATAAAGTAGATTTTGCACAAGTGATCCCCCAAAAAATCAATTTGCTCCAGCGGGCATGCGATAATTTTCAAAGAAGTGCTAATAGTCACCAAAGGGCGGCATTTGATCAATTTTGCCAGAGTAAAGGTTATTGGTTAAACAATTATGCCTTGTTCATGTCCATCAAAGATGCCCAAGACGGAGAAGGTTGGTATAATTGGCCATTAGAATTAGCTAAGCGGGAACCAGAAGCCATAAGCAGGATTGAGCAAGATTTAGCAGAACAAATATTCTATTACAAATTTATTCAATATGAGTTTTTTCGTCAGTGGTCAGAACTCAAAGAGTACGCCAACGAACGGGGAATAGGTATTATTGGGGATATACCCATTTATGTAGCTCATGATAGTGCTGACGTGTGGGCAAATCCCGAGTTTTTTGCCTTAGATACAAAGACGGGAGCGGTGGATCTAATGGCCGGGGTGCCACCAGACTATTTTAGCGCCACTGGTCAATTGTGGGGAAATCCGGTGTACAACTGGGAGGAATTAGAAAAGCAGGATTTTGCATGGTGGGTACAACGTTTTGAAGCCATACTAGATTATGTGGATATAATCCGCATTGACCACTTTCGGGGTTTTGAAGCCTATTGGGCTGTTCCCCAAGGAGAAGAAACTGCTATTAACGGGGAGTGGATAAAAGCACCTGGAAAAGAGTTTTTTGCCCTAGTTAAACAAAGACTTGGCAAATTGCCAATTCTAGCTGAAGATCTGGGAATTATCACCTCAGAGGTAGAGGCGCTAAGAGATGAATTTGAGTTTCCTGGAATGAAGGTATTACAATTTGCCTTCGGTTCCGATCCTGGCAATCCATTTCTACCCTTTAACTATCCCAGAAATGCTGTGGTCTATACTGGTACCCATGATAATGACACGACTGTTGGCTGGTTTCACACTGCCAACGACTACGAAAAGCAAAACCTGTTATTATACTTAGGTGGTGTTAGTAGTGATGGAATTAACTGGGACTTGATCCGACTAGCTTTGATATCCGTTGCTAATCAGGCAATCATTCCCCTACAGGATATTTTGGGGTTGGGAACGGAGTCCAGAATGAACTACCCGGGTACAACAGAAGGTAACTGGGAATGGCGTTATGAAGAAGGTGTGCTAAGTCAAGAACTGAGCAATCGTCTCAAGACCATCACTCAACTTTGTGGTCGATCTCCCAAAACTTCCTGA